A stretch of DNA from Campylobacter concisus:
TAAGAATTTTTTATTTTGAAAATAAGTGCTTCCTAAACTTCCACCAAAGTCAAGCACCCTAAGCTCTCCTTTGGATTTTACATAAGCATACATTAGTCCAGCTAGTAGTGGCCAAGAATATTGGATCTTATCAAATATTACGCTATCTCTCTCAAAAACAGCTTCTTTGTTTTTAACCTTTAAAAGAGAGGCTCTGACCTTTTGTAATATTTCTTTGCTATCATAGCCAATGGATACCTTTTTGGCTTCTTCCCAAGTACTATAGCTACCCTTCCAGCCGTACTTGTTTGGCCTTAATCTCTTTAGAAGATTAAACAAAATGGGTGGAATTAAACTCTTAATAAATTGTCTCATAATTTAATTAGTCTCTTTACTTTTAATAATATTCTCTGTATCAAATTTGGATTTATTTTCTTAAAAAATATCTCAAATTTTTTTCTAGCAGTTAAATCTTCTTTAATGTCTATTTTATCAATTACAATATTTTTATTTAAATCTATATCAAATAAATTAGTTTTAATCTTACAATGGGTTGCCTGACTATCAAATCCAATATTTTGAACATAGCTTTTTCCTGGATAAAGAGTTAACATGCCATTTAAGAAGGTACTAGCATACCATCTAATAGCCCATGAATTATTTTTTCCTACAATTTGAGACTTTAGCATCTTGACAAATCCATAACTACCATTAAAATCTATCTCTTTTTCAAGTTTTAGTTTCCTTATTTCATCTAATAACTTTTGTCCATTTGGCTCAAAAATACTCCATTTATCACTCCAGGTAGCCCATCCCCAACAATCAGCCCCCTTGATAAAAAAAGTTTCAGGAAGGCCATCTATAGGATAAACATATCCGTGAATAGAGGCAACTCTTGGCTCGCCTTTGTATAGCTCTAATCCTTTATTCATAAAACTTAAAAAATAAGGACTTGTGATCAAATCATCTTCAAGAACTATTATCTTACCATACTCGTTTACAATCTTTGTAACACCGTCTATTATATTGCTAGCCAGACCAAAATTTCTTTCTCTTTGTATAATGGTAACCTTTTTAAATCCACTTACTTTTTTTATATATTCTCTTACTTCTGCAACTTTTATTTCATCATTTCGACTTTTGGCTGCATCTGAGTATATAAATATTTCACTTTGATTAGCCAGCTCATTAGCTAATAAGGCTTCTAATGTTTGTTTTGTATGATCAAGACGATTATATACAAATAATACTATGGGTGCTAAATCATCCAACTTTAAGTTATCCTTCCGTTTCTGAATCATAATGTATAACTTTTATATTTTTAATAAACTCTTTAGTATAGTTTTTGCAATAAGCACTTTTACTCCATTAT
This window harbors:
- a CDS encoding glycosyltransferase, translating into MDDLAPIVLFVYNRLDHTKQTLEALLANELANQSEIFIYSDAAKSRNDEIKVAEVREYIKKVSGFKKVTIIQRERNFGLASNIIDGVTKIVNEYGKIIVLEDDLITSPYFLSFMNKGLELYKGEPRVASIHGYVYPIDGLPETFFIKGADCWGWATWSDKWSIFEPNGQKLLDEIRKLKLEKEIDFNGSYGFVKMLKSQIVGKNNSWAIRWYASTFLNGMLTLYPGKSYVQNIGFDSQATHCKIKTNLFDIDLNKNIVIDKIDIKEDLTARKKFEIFFKKINPNLIQRILLKVKRLIKL